The genomic region GCGTTCTGGTTGCCGCCCCGACCAACCGGTGGTTCATGGTTATGTTTTCCTTCATAGGTTGTTATGACAGCCTTAGGGTCTGATGAACACCTCTCAATGTGCTTCCTAACATTGCATCCAGCAAACGTGCACTTGTAGTAGCTCCTACAGGTACAGAGGAGTATCATTAGATAATGAGTGAATAGTGAAACAGTAATGTAAAAaagtacccccccccccccccccaaagttAAGATAGTTTCAATGAATAATCTTACCTCTAGCTAACCCATCGTTTCTAGAAATATTTTATGAGGCTCAGATTACAGCTACTCTGTTTTTTTTTCCTCATTACCCTACTAGTGTACCCTTTCTTTCAAACTTCACCATCAAACAGTCTATGGCGGTTAACAATGCGTTGACTTGTCGTCGGCCTAGCCATGAAATTCATGACATCAATAGAATGGTTCAGATGGAGCATGTGATCTATGGTTAATTTTACACAGATGACGTCTGGCACTGAGGTTTTACTTAGTATCTAGATTTCAAATGTTTAAAAAAGAATGACACTGCTTTAGGACAGCATATAAACAGTGCACACTCTGCTGAGCACGGCCTAAGAGACGTTGGTGGTATGCACTTCATCACTGAGGCATCATTTCCACATGGGGCCTGCAGGGCATTCACACCCTGGTGCAGTTTCCCCAGGCTGGCAGCCCGCTCTTGCCATCGATACCACCATTCACTCACGCAACATATCGTGTCATTGATCAGTGGCTGCATGTAGATAACTCCAGGGTAAGTGGCTGCATGTAATTTGCAAATTGGGCTACAAAACATGAGGTCGAGTGGACTAAGCCATCCTGGATGCAGCCCATGTCCTAAGCTGCCCATCAATTCCATTATGTTTCTGGCCGTCCACCCCCTAACCATCTGACAACCAGAAAACTAATCGATAATCGGCCTACTAGAGTCGTAGCCCTTAGTTCAGTTCAGGACATCGACTAGGAtgattaatcgcgattaatcaGACAACTTGATAACACTGCTTGCAAGTTGCATTGATGCATGAATTAGAGAATGTTGGTATCTGTATGGACTATCGATGAATAGTTCAAGGCCATACATAGGCAATTCCTAACATATTCCTTTTATTTTTTACAGGATTCCCAGCAGACTATAAGAGACATGAAAATGAAACCAAAATATATAACTTCAAAATGCTGAAATGAAATATTCTACATATAGCAGTGACTAGTAAAAGTAAGAATTGTAATATTATCCAATAGACGACGTGCGTTTGGTTACATTTTATCCTCCACAAAAGAAATATTGAACATATATATTGTGACATCAGCGCAGAGACAGACAAATCTTCATGTTGCCTACCCCTTACATTCCATATGGACTTTCCAAAAAGAGTGAACAGATATAAAAATGACACAAGATCATACTGAAGAGGACACAACATACCTTGGATGTGGATTCCCTTTGACTACCTTCTGCCCATACTTGCGCCATCTATAACCATCATCCAGAAGATCAACCTCACTGGTTGTTTGCACAATAATCTTAGGCTCTGACAAGGTCCTTTGTGAAGAAATGTGTATATTCCTGAGAGTTAAAGTAATTAATTTTATGAAACAACAATCGGATCATAGTGGAGTTGCATTGAAAGCTAAACTTACCTTCTTTTGCTCTCATTATCAGCGTCATCCACTTCATGTGGCCTTGATTCACCATCATCCATATCATCTCCGTCACTTAAACCAGATGCTTGCTCAGACATCCCATATATATTGTCCTGATCTCTCTTGGCAGCTGACAAGCCAGATGCGGTATCATTAGATTGTTCATTGTGATCAGCTGCTGAAGAGTTGCCGTCTTTTGCCCGCTTATTTGGTGGACGTTGGTGATTGTGTTTGCCTTTGTATATGATCTCAGATATCTGACCATCCTCTGCATGCTCTACCTTTTTCTTGACCGGGCAATTGGGATGAGTGCATTTGTAGTAGCTCCTTGGACAATCACTGCCCTTTACCACCTTCTGACCATATTTCCGCCAGTTATAGCCATCATCAGCAGGCTTATCAACAGGGGCATTAACTTGATACCTCTGAGACGCCTCAGCAGACTGAAAGGACGTGTTCTCATTGTTTGCTGTTGCCATTGTCATATCTGAAATTCCTGCCATACTGGCTGCAGAATTCATGTGCTGTAGAGCTCCAGACATTGTTGCAGCTGTGGAGAAAGATGGCTGTTCAAGGTGATCAAACATTCTGAGTGGAGAATGGGTTGCTTGGGCTGTAACTTGAGCCAAAGCCTGCTGGTGCGACATTCCAAAACCGCCCTGTATAAATATTGAATAGGTATTCATCAGAAAATTTCATTTCACTCTTTGTTCAAGACTAAAGCAGAAGCTCCAGAAATGGACACTGCTTAGGTAGGAAATACTGAACCAGAATTTATGACGGTTTTACAGTTCTTACCATCAGAATATCAGATAGTCAACTATGTGCCCTATTTACACTGGTTTACTTAGTTCAGGATTCATATGAACAAAATTACAAGTCCGACCACAAGTTTAGCCTCCAAATTGCTATATGGCCCTACCTACCAGATATTGTAAGTATGGAACGATGTTTCAACACAAACAATCTATGGACCTCTTTACAACTTTCTGCTGCAGAGCAGAGCAAATTGGAGGCCAGTATATATATAAACGCATCAAAATGAGCAACATGCTTCCAAATTACTCTATTCATAGATATGAATACCGAAAGCAAGAAGCACAAAACTTTTTTTTTTCACCGGAAAGTTGTCCGATCAGTATCTAGATAGCGTGCCAACTTGCAACCATCACGCTGGCAGTAGTACAATTATGTCACCACTTGGCATATCTAAAAGATCAAGAAGAATCACCTATCTATCTTAGTAGGCCAATATTATTCAGTGCCCTGCAGTGCCACACACAAATATAGTAAGGTGGCATATGGGCCTGATCACAACATGATCAGTACATTATATGTAACCATCTCACTAAAAGCACTGACGGAACAGCAAAAGTGCCACCTTTCAGAAGTTCCAGGTTCTCATGTTGCTTGAAAAATCCTTTATGTTTTTTTAGCATCATTCAAAAGGAAACCCCCTAGATGAACAGATTGATGTGCCCAGAATAAAGGGATGCCACAAGGGAAAGAAATGGAACCTGTTTCACAACAATCTATGAACTATGAAATAAAGAATATATAAAACCGTTGTTTGTACAAAAAAAATAGAACCGATACAACTCTTATCTCTCTTAATATCTCGTAGTAACGCTACCTTGGTGCAACACTATAAATACGTCAAAAAAAAAGAGACGATTATAGCAGATATACGGTTTTGGAATTTTATTAGTTGCTAGCAAGATCACACATAAACCGAGTTCAGCCAAGCTAATTAACTCAGAAGCGTAAACAACATTCAAAATTCTGTTTTATTTTCACACCTGAAACAAAACAAGAAAAGGTTGTAATATTTTCTTCCAGCGAGAGGTTCAAGCCACCGTGAGGACGTACCATGGCGGGCGAGAAGAGCAGCCCAGGGGAGTCGAACAAACCGGAGGGGCTGAGGCCGGGCGGCACCGTGAACACGGACGCGCCAGCGGACGCCGATGCCGGCGGCGCCACCGAGAGCGCCGGCCCGGCCCTGGCGACCCCGCCGCCTCGTCCCCTCTCCGCGTCATGCCGCTGctgcggaggaggaggaggcgcaaGGGAGCCGGTGAGGAGCTGCGTGAAGGTCGCGGCCCCGGCGGCGGAGGAGGACGCGCCTCCGGGGCCACCGCCGCCGTCGGCGTCAGAGGGGAAGAGCGCTGAGGCGAGCGTGAGCGGGCCGGGGCTGGTGTCCCCGGCGCCCGTGAAGAGCGATTCCGCCGTCGAGCGCGGCGGCAGCGCCAGGCGCGGTCGCGGTTGAGGCGGCGGACGCGCGGACATGGTCGCGGGATgcaatagagagggagagagataggaaGGGAGAGAAAGAATTCCCCTCTGCTTCTTGCCTTCTTCTTGGTTTCCGACGTTGACTTTGGTGGTTTGTGAAGGTTTTTCGGGGTCGGGTGAGCAGGCTCTGACTTTGGATCTCTTCTTCCCTGTGCGGAGACGATCTAGGCGGGCGCAGCTTTTATTTGCTTTTTGCTAGATTTCTGCGTAAAGATATCTAAAGTATATATATTGCGTTTTATCTCTACTACTACATAAGTGACTACTGTAGGTGTTCACAATGGTGCACGTTGTGCCGTGGAGCACCCCGCCCCGCATCCCGCCTGCCTCGCCCTCCCCGCAGCAATCTCGGCGTCCCCCGCGGCAAGCTCGCCCTCCCCCGCACAATATCGTGCCCCCATCCCCTAGATCGGCGTCTGTGCCCCTGTACCGCTATCCTACCTCCATGCCCTGCCCACTACGCCCGCCTCCTGATGCCCCGCCACGGGTTCCCCTCCCCCACATGCACATAGCCCCCGCCCCTGTCTCGCCCGAACCAAGGCGCCGCCGAGCTCCTCCCTCGTCGCGCGTGCGCCGTGATGCTTTCGAGGCATGGGGAGGAAGACCGTGACGATGCAGTGAGAAGTCTGGATCAGGCACTGACCAGCACCCCCTACGCCCCCACCAGTCCTCGGGTGCCCCCGCCTCACCGCCGTTCCTCGTCACCCGTCGGCGCGACGTCGGTCCGCTGCAGGGAGAAAGGAGGAGGCGTCGGCAACATACGTTCGCCGCGCGAGGTAAGGTACTGCCCATCCCACCGTGCGTGTTTGCAGAGGAGATCCTCCGCCGTCTCATGGCCCCGATCGAACACTACTCGACCCTATTCGGTTCAGACCTAGCCCCCCACCGCCCGTCCGTCCTTCCGCACATGACTGCTCTCAAACCCTAACCCTCACCGTCGGTCCTTGTCACCCCGTCGTCATGCCCATTGGCAGGCCTCGGCGACCTCCGTCCGCCGCACGTGGTAAGGCCCTCAGTGATCAGGATATGCAAGGTACACATCTTGCTAACCCCATTGGTCATTGTCATCGAACTCTTTCCTGTTTAAATATCATCAATTTTGTTAGTTAAAGGTCCTATTTGGGCACATTTGGAGTATTCAGTCACATTGCAGGGATTGACCTGATAGAAAGGTTTTCCTGctgtctttgataaaaatgaaatgTTGGCAAGTCTTTTCTGGACAAGAGAAGTAATTAGATCCTTACATTGCAGT from Zea mays cultivar B73 chromosome 6, Zm-B73-REFERENCE-NAM-5.0, whole genome shotgun sequence harbors:
- the LOC100191937 gene encoding Probable WRKY transcription factor 3, which produces MSARPPPQPRPRLALPPRSTAESLFTGAGDTSPGPLTLASALFPSDADGGGGPGGASSSAAGAATFTQLLTGSLAPPPPPQQRHDAERGRGGGVARAGPALSVAPPASASAGASVFTVPPGLSPSGLFDSPGLLFSPAMGGFGMSHQQALAQVTAQATHSPLRMFDHLEQPSFSTAATMSGALQHMNSAASMAGISDMTMATANNENTSFQSAEASQRYQVNAPVDKPADDGYNWRKYGQKVVKGSDCPRSYYKCTHPNCPVKKKVEHAEDGQISEIIYKGKHNHQRPPNKRAKDGNSSAADHNEQSNDTASGLSAAKRDQDNIYGMSEQASGLSDGDDMDDGESRPHEVDDADNESKRRNIHISSQRTLSEPKIIVQTTSEVDLLDDGYRWRKYGQKVVKGNPHPRSYYKCTFAGCNVRKHIERCSSDPKAVITTYEGKHNHEPPVGRGGNQNAGMSSQQKGQNNVSSNQASFSRPDLSNANQMPIGILQFKSEQ